CACGCCCCTTCCCCTGACTTTCAACCCGAGGCCTCTTGCTACCTGGTACCTACTCTTTCCCAGTCACAAGCTTCCCGTTCCTTGGTTTCCTCCGTCCAAGGTCTCACTCTCGCTCTGTTGCGGCAAACCCAAGTCGAGCCCACCCAGTCGAGGTATCCAGAATTCAGCTCCCACTGGTCCAACTCCCCTCAGTTTCCAAGGAAGGGGCCGCGCCTTTCTTGCCTCTCAGATCGGGGCACAGCCTGCCTCTGCTTTGCATTCGAGCCCACCTTGCCAGAAAAAGCCCGCCCCACCGGTCCTCGGCCACCGAGTATCTGACAAGTCTTGACTCGACTACCAGGGACTTCGGAGTGGCTTTTCGCCACTGGAGCAAGTCAGGCGACCGACCCCACCACTACTCCAACTGAAGGGCCCCTCTGTACCGCCCTGTGGTCCTGTGGGTTCGACCTGCACCCCCCCGGCACCACGAGCCTTTGGGAACGCACCCTTTGGCATTTGCACGACACCCCCCGGTCTCAGCGCTCCCGACCCCTACCTACCCCCCGGTACCACCTGCACCACCTGCACCCAGAGCAAGACCCAGAACCTTTCAGACGGGCGGATAATTGCCTGCCAGGCCACTCGCGTCTCCAGTCGGTCGCTTGTGCCTTGCAAGAACATCTTGCTTGGGCCCGAAACGAGATCTCGTGTCTCTTTGCGTCGCTCCTGTGGACTCCCACTTCCCTTGCGACTTACTTACAGAGGTATCCGTACCGGGCCTCCAACTCGCCACGGGAAACCACGCCGACCTGCGTCTACAACGCGCAAGTGGCATATCTGGCAATGGTGTGAAATCAATATCCTACTCGCCCCCGGATCACGAATTGTAagtcctcttcgtcctttccctctctttccgttccccccttcccttttccctttcccgtACAGGGGGGATATCTTTCCTTCACTTGTTGTTTCTGACATCTATTTTCTTCTCCCTCACAGTCCTCACACACCATGGCTGGTGTCGAGaagccgccgctgccgatgCGGCTCGACAACAGCACGAGCCCGAAAGCCAACTTGACCTGCAACGAATACGACGCCTTCTCCTGtttcctcctcgacgaaaCACTCTGCTACTATCCGCTGGTCTTGCTGTTGGTGTtcatcgtctcggccgctACCTACAGCATCGTGACGGCGcccaaagaagaagatgaggcCAGCGCAGACGCTCAGGGCCCGGGCGGCAAACGGCTGCCCGTttcgaagaagaagaagcgccgTGGCGAGAACGACCCCGAACGCAAAAGATTCGGTGCCATTCTGTCCCCGACCTCCAGGACATGGCTCACGTGGatctccgccgccgtgttCCTCACGTTCGTCTCCAATGCCATTGCTCACTTCAGCTATGTAATGAAGGAGCTGGAAGGAGCCGTTCAGGGTGCTAAGGATTCGCGCTCTATGATCGTACGCCATGCCTAACGCCCATCCGTCCCCGAAACTTTGGCTAATTGGAAACAGGTCTACCTCATTGCATCGCCAAACTTGTATCTCTACCTCCTCACCACGCTCATCGAATGGCACGAAGCCCCGACAATAGCTCACTTCGTCACCTGGTCTCTTGCTCTCATTGGCGAGCTGatcatctgcatctgcaccATTCTCGAGGTCACGAACCCTAAAGCCCCCAAGACGTCTCGGGTCGAGTCACCACAGCCGCACATTTCCAAGTGGGCCGTGGCAGATatcatcctcggcgccgttCGCATCGTTTTGATGATGCTCCTCGTTGGCATTTATGTCGCGGCTTGGTTCCGAAAACCCCAGCAAATGGAAGACAAGTTCGAGGAACAGCACTCATCGCAACGTGCGGAGGAGACGACGCCTTTGCTTAATGGCCACCGGATGTCGTACAGCAGTCAGAACGGGCGATCGGTTCGAACCTCGCGAAACGGGAGCACTGTCGGCAACACTAATGGCGCAGCCGAGGGTACCGCCGTAGCTAAGGACTGCAAAGAACCCGGCTTCTATCGACCCGACAAAGCACCCCACAAGAGCTGGTGGGAGTATGTCCGGAGCTACCAGGTCTTTTTCGAGTACCAATGGCCCAAGGGATCGCCGCACCTGCAGTTACTCTTCGCCATCTGCGTGGTCCTCTTACTCACGCAACGTGCCGTCAACGTCCTCGTCCCACTGGTTGTTGGTTGGCTGACTAGGGAGTTGACTCTCCAACAAGCCCCCTGGGCTGCTCTTGCCCTCCTCATCTTTCTTCGGCTACTGCAGGGGACGGGCATGCTTCTTGATGCGTTCCGTGCCATCCTATGGGTGCCAATTTCACAAAACTCTTATAGAGCTCTAACGTCAGCAGCCTTTGAGCACGTCCACTCCCTCAGCCTGGATTTCCATCTGGGGAAGCGAACCGGAGAAGTCCTCTCTGCCTTGAATAAAGGCGCATCGATCAATTCCTTCCTCGAGCAGGCGACGTTCTCGGTCTTACCCATGATTATCGATCTTGTCTTCGCCGTTTGCTTCTTTTGCTACTTTTTCGACGCAACCTACGGAGCCATCGTCAGTTGTTTGACATTCTGGTATTTGTTCCTGACCATTCGCATGGCACAAACCAGGGCAGATCAGCGACGAACTATGAGCAACGCCGacagagaggaagaagcagTGAAGAACGACTCGATCACTAGCTACGAGACGGTCAAGTACTTCAACGCCGAGGAATGGGAGTTTAAGCGCTATCGGAACGCGATTCAAGCCTACCAGGACGCCGAAAAGCAGGTCACTTGGGGGGCGAACCGGATGAACGTTATCCAGGCCTTCGTCTTCATGGTCGGATTCAGCGTGGTTATGATTTTTGGGGCCTACCAGGTGACACGTGGCGACATGGATGTCGGCCGTTTCCTGACCCTCATGACGCTTCTCAACCAGTTGCAGACGCCTCTTAACATCTTCGGGTCCTTCTACCGGACCATCCAACAGGCAATGATCTCGGGCGAACGCCTTTTGGAGCTGTTCAAGGTTAGACCCACCGTGGTTGACGCGTCGGGAGCCAGACCCTTGTCGGAATGCCATGGCAACATCCGATGGAACAAGGTTGCGTTCAACTACGACCCGAAGAATAAGGCACTCAAGGATCTCGACTTTGAATGCAAGCCCGGTACCACAACGGCGTTTGTGGGCGAATCCGGCGGTGGCAAGTCGACTGTTTTCCGCCTGATGTTTCGATACTACAATACCTCCTCCGGCAGCATCGAGATCGACGGCCAAGACGTCAAGGACCTTACTATCGATTCGGTCCGGCGTTTTATTGGAGTTGTTCCGCAGGACACCACTATGTTCAACGATACCCTGATGTATAATCTCAGATACGCCAACCAAGCCGCTACCGACGAAGAAGTCTTTGAAGCCTGCCGGGCCGCCAGCATTCACGATCGAATCATGTCCTTCCCGGATCAGTACAACACGAAGGTCGGCGAGCGTGGTCTCAAGCTCAGCGGTGGAGAGCGACAACGGGTCGCGATTGCGCGGACGATTCTCAAGAACCCTAAGATCATCATGCTTGACGAAGCCACATCGGCTCTCGATGCGCATACTGAGCAGCAGATCCAGGACAGACTGGGGCATCTCGGCCAGGGCCGGACATTGCTCATCATTGCGTACGTATTCTGACCCCACTGCGCTGTCGGTTTTGAAGGTCACAATGTCTAACACGGTTATAGGCACCGACTTTCCACCATCACGCATGCTGACCAGATCATCGTCCTTAACAATGGCACCATCGCTGAGAAGGGCACTCATGACCAACTGGTTGCTGCTAACGGACGGTACGCCTCAATGTGGGAGAGACAAGTGCAGGCAGaacgcgccgccgagaaggcccgTGCTGCTAGTAGGAAGGCACAGAAACTCCTTAGAAAGGCGAACATTGTCTCCAAGAAGCAGACGGACGGGCACTCGGACGGCTACACTAGCCTTGATTCGTCCACGATCCTGCCCGGCAGCTCAGGGAACAACTCAAAGGCCAACACCACCGGAGAGGATTCatccagctcctccagcagctctGATGCAGAGTCCATCCACAGTGTCCACAACGATTCGGACCATTCCGACTGCTCTGGTCGCTCTGGTCGCTCTGGTCGACATTAGCTGTTCCAACGGATAGAACAAGACTGACATCTGGACACTGTCGGCCCCCTGGATACACAGCATCAGCACACGGCTTCAGCCCTCTCAACCAAGCACTGCTACTGATGGCAATGTTTGTTCACTAAACCCAAACATGCCCTCTTTATTGACTACAACCCCCCTAATCTGCAGCTTCCTACAGCCGGACTGCACATTTTCCTTTACGAATACAATGAGGCACGCGCCTTTTATGACCCAGGTACAACGGATTAACGGCTTAAGATTGCATCAAACCGGCGACTCGGAGTTTGGAGTtcacacacatacacattTCTTTACCCTTTGGCTATGGGATCCAAAAAGCTGAAAGGACTTTCACAAGTACAACAAAAACGACAGCCCTCAGAATTAGTATTTTGGGCCTGGCTCGGTTGGTTGGCCAGTAGAGTCACTTTTTCTCAACTATTGCCACCAGACACGCTCTCATTTCCTACCTCATATGGTTGCAAACCACCCAGCCTTCGTTTCATAATCTGTGTGTACAACAACTGGATGCGACTGGTCTTTTTCTTGAATGGACAGAGcattcttttcttcttcattaccatcatcatcatacAGGAGGGAAAGAACTTCTCCTTTAATCATGAGCTCTCAACCTTTCGATCACAGATCGACACCTGCCACCATGGGCAGCTTGTTCTGCATTGCATCGCAGAGACCGAATTCATCACGTTCGATGAGACTCAAAATCACTTGTCTGGGCCTGCTTCGGCTTGGAAGGCTGGAGGGGCTGGGTTTCGGAAGGTCATTCTGGGACGAGGAACAGtagagcggcggcggacttGCATTTTTGATGAATGTTGCTTTTAAAAATCCCTTGCCATCCACACGATGGGTGCAACAGGTGAACTATCAGAAAGCCTGCTTTGgcccttttctctttttttccgCACCTTCATCTTTTCCCTTTGTCTTATCTGGACAATGCACATGGGAATATGCCAGAGGGCCATAGTGGCTGGTTATAATGCCacctctcttctccttttAGTTATTAGTATTGGGGCAGCGGCTGAGAATAGCCTTGCGACAACCCAAGACTCAAGGTCCATAGACAGTAGTGATCGCGCGCAAGACTTTGTGACGCCATAGATCCGGTTTGCTCAAATGCTCAAGGCACTCCCAGAACATCCATTGTTATGTGTTCGATGTGTGACatgctgtgtgtgtgttgcgTGCTAGGTCTTACGCCTGGTCAGATCTCCTGACGGCTGACTGTACCTGCTGACGGTTCTAGTGCAGCATCCAGATTCACAATGTATATTTACCAGCCGTGATCACAGTTGATATGGTATTGCAAAATGCCACAGAGATTAGGTCGCACGTCATCGGCACATAATCTACTTCTGAGCTGATAACCAAGTTCAAAATTTAGGCGGACAGGAGCCAGGGCAACCCCCGGCCCCTTTTATGAATATAAATGAGACCAGACAGAGCCAGACACACGTGCGACTTCCTCTCTATTGAACTTGATCCGCCTCATCTTCTATGCCTGTATCTGACCCGTCTCCATGTCAATAAGCACCCTCAGGAGCCAAAGCGGGTATTGCCTCAACCTGCCGCGGCCTTCATACCAACATTTTGTCCCCTTTTGCCAAGATACATCCAGGAAAAAGGGGGCCACGGGGCTGAGTTGTGTAAGATATGGCGACCGAGATAGCCACCGTGGGCGAGTGCATGTTGCGAAGCTGAGCGGGCGCGAGGCCTTGCTCAAGCGGTGTGGGGGGTAGGTTGGTCAAGTCGCGAAAGAGGGTGCGCCGGCAATGTTCACGAACACAGACTTGCCTCACTTGATTCACCTCACTCATCCCTCCCACTTccctcatcaccaccaccaccaccaccaagcGCCCTGTCCTTAGCCCCTGTCCCTCAGCCACCGGCATGTCGCACAACCAACCAGACGACGCAATCTGACTGTTTTTTGAGTACCCGTCGGTAGCCGGACAATGATGACAGAGGTCTGATGTCGTGTGCTTCGCCAATGTTGATCTGGCTTCCTCTTGATGACTCGGCGTGACCCATTGAGCACCTATTCAGGGCCTTCGGTTTTCTGGGACCAATAACTCATGGCCTGCGCGTGCtgggcaccgtcgtcgttTTGTGTATATAAATAGGACAGTCTGGCGAGACGGCTCGATACCACCTCGCGTGTCGCTATTTGAATGCATCATACGATGCTACAGCCGCTAAGCCATTCCACACAATTGTGGTCAGGAACTTTGGACATATCCGTTGAGGCAAATAATCATCCCCCAGAATGCCTCGATTCTCATCTTTATGGGTATCAGTGTATAGCCGCGAGTTGTGATAGCAAAGATGCAAGCGAATGTCTTCGTGAACTCTGGGGACACCAATACCGGTTCGTTTCGATACCTCGGATCAGGAATTCCGTATTCATGTTCTTATTTCGTATGACCATTGGCAGGCCTGGCTCTGGGCGCACTGCTGCTCCGTCCGGAAGCGCGACCATTGCTCTTGTCGTCGGCCAAGgctttcttcctcctcttctcggtttcgtcatcgacgtcggTGGCTTCAGCGTCGCTGCGGTCGTCTTCCGCAATGTCGTAGCGGAGGAAGCGGTACGCGATGCGAAAGATGTAGAACAGCCAAAAGAGGTTCAAAGCTTGGAGGGACGCGAGGAGACCGAGAGTGATGTACTGCGAAAGGGTGCACTTGTACTGTTGTGTGGCCCAGTTCAACTCGAAAGGTCCGACAGTGGTGTACTCCgtgaagagggagaggatgaTTTTGAGGTTAATGAAATGGCGCAGGTAAATCCAGACACACATGAAGAGGAAAAAGTAAGGTCCAACAATGGGCGAGTCGATGTAGTTCAAAACCTTGGACGTCTTTCAAACCCGTTAGCCTTCCTCGACGTTACTTGGCCGGTTGCTGCTCGATGAACAGATGATCCAGGGAAAGAAGCATGTACTTACTGCGAGGAAGAAATCGCTAATGTCGTGTGTCGAGTATACTGCTAATCCCATGTACGTAAAGTGGAAGCGGTAGCTGAGGCCGATCAAGGCAAGACTGACAATATGATGGCCAACCAGCTCCTTGAAGTCCTTACGGGGCTTCTCCATACCCAGCAGCAAGACGATTGCCTGCTGGGCCCAATACGCCGCCTGGAAGAGATAGTAGAACTTGAAGCCGGCCTCGTGGGTCATGTGCGGGAAGTCCTCGTACATACCACGCGTGTTGTAATACCAGACGGGCGTCTTACTCATTACGTATAAGCCAGCGGGACCGAGGCATCCAAAGTAGATGGCGGTGTACATCTGCTCCATGAAGCGAGCCTGCTTGCCCCGGGATCGAATGCCAGCGGCACGGGCCAATGGTCGTAAGAGTTCCTGCATGACAAATTCGCGAGTAAAGGTCAGGACGACCGTGTAAAAGGACACAAAGGCGATGTCCCAGAGGCCTTTGCCATATTGAGCCGGGACGCCAGGATTGGCAGGGTCGGGCGGCAAGCGGTACGAGAGGAAGATGAAGCGATGTACGGGATTCGAATCGTTGGGCTTGACAGCATAAAGGGCGGCGGTGATAGCGACGATGAGGGCGGGCACGAGGTACGTGTGTCTAGTCATGGCCTGACGAATGCGAGagaggccgccgcgagcacggcggcgtttTGAGAGGCGTTTGGTAGATTCAGTCTGCAATAGAGCGACGAAGGGTCAGTTCTGCTGAACGGACAGCGATAGAGGCTTTGGTGTTTGCATCTCTAGGCATGAGGCTTGCTACGCCTAGAGAGTAGAGATGGACGGGAGAGGGGTTATTACAGGCGTGATGGGGCCGTCGATAGCTCCGTAGGTTGCGAGCGCGGGACCAGTATCGCCGGCGCGGATATCTTGCCCAAGTGCGCTAGACTTTCGTCGtcttgttgtcgtcgtcgtcgtcgtcgttgttcGAGACGTGTTGGGGGAatggtcgacgacggagtGCAATTGGTCGACGGAGGTGTTGAGAAGAGGGAATGGTTCGGAATCGGCCATGATGACAGAAGCTTGCTGCCACTGCAGGCGTCTCAGGTCGTTTAAAGGAGATCGGCTGGGGTAAGGGCCAACAGACACAGAGGAGTAGAGAGAAGGCGAATTTGACTTTGGAAGCTGTCGGCAAGTGCGGAGAAGGAAAACCAGGCAAGGAAGTCGTGGGTTGAAAGGGAGGAATTCGGTTTATTAGACGTCGAGAAGGTcagaggggaaggggggcgtTGTCGATCATGAAAGTTTGGAAGGGAAAAAGACAGGGCGAACGTGGTCGGCGGGCCGGTGGAGCAGGAGGAGCTGGCAAAGTGCATGTGCGAGCGCACCGCTGATGGGTCAAACTCGGGGACGAGCTCAAGGTTGTTCCCTGAGTCTTCTGTGTTTCGTCGTGGGCATTCGTCTGACCGAGAGGCCAGTCGTTTAGTTGCCCTTTTCGACCGCAATACGGTCAAAGAGTAGGAGTAGAGGTAGGAGTAGCGGCAGCGGAGCAGCAGAGGGACTGAGAAAAGGACTTGGGGGTCAGATCAGTTCAAACAGAAAGGATCAGACACGgagagggggtgggggaCAGAAACAAGCAAACGAACGCACGTCTGTCACGAATCATGAGATTGAGCCAAATAAGAGGGAAACAAACAGAAGCAGCAACAAGATCGTGAGAAGCTATCGAGGGAAAAGAAGGCCAACAGGGgtgaaaagaaaaagagagaatgAGAAAGTAAAATAAAAACACACCCACGATACCAGGGAGCACCAGGGAGCACAACTATCGACCAATTAAACAAGGTAGAAAGACGGGGGGGTGGGCGCCGGGAAGTGGTGAATGGTCGCAGTACCTAATCTGCCGGGTGGGACTGCTCGGGGCGCTCCATCGTACCCGTGATCACCCCCTGCTTTTCGTTCCAGGCCCGGGTCACCTTACCTCATCTTGCATTTGGCGCA
The genomic region above belongs to Colletotrichum higginsianum IMI 349063 chromosome 2, whole genome shotgun sequence and contains:
- a CDS encoding ABC transporter, whose protein sequence is MAGVEKPPLPMRLDNSTSPKANLTCNEYDAFSCFLLDETLCYYPLVLLLVFIVSAATYSIVTAPKEEDEASADAQGPGGKRLPVSKKKKRRGENDPERKRFGAILSPTSRTWLTWISAAVFLTFVSNAIAHFSYVMKELEGAVQGAKDSRSMIVYLIASPNLYLYLLTTLIEWHEAPTIAHFVTWSLALIGELIICICTILEVTNPKAPKTSRVESPQPHISKWAVADIILGAVRIVLMMLLVGIYVAAWFRKPQQMEDKFEEQHSSQRAEETTPLLNGHRMSYSSQNGRSVRTSRNGSTVGNTNGAAEGTAVAKDCKEPGFYRPDKAPHKSWWEYVRSYQVFFEYQWPKGSPHLQLLFAICVVLLLTQRAVNVLVPLVVGWLTRELTLQQAPWAALALLIFLRLLQGTGMLLDAFRAILWVPISQNSYRALTSAAFEHVHSLSLDFHLGKRTGEVLSALNKGASINSFLEQATFSVLPMIIDLVFAVCFFCYFFDATYGAIVSCLTFWYLFLTIRMAQTRADQRRTMSNADREEEAVKNDSITSYETVKYFNAEEWEFKRYRNAIQAYQDAEKQVTWGANRMNVIQAFVFMVGFSVVMIFGAYQVTRGDMDVGRFLTLMTLLNQLQTPLNIFGSFYRTIQQAMISGERLLELFKVRPTVVDASGARPLSECHGNIRWNKVAFNYDPKNKALKDLDFECKPGTTTAFVGESGGGKSTVFRLMFRYYNTSSGSIEIDGQDVKDLTIDSVRRFIGVVPQDTTMFNDTLMYNLRYANQAATDEEVFEACRAASIHDRIMSFPDQYNTKVGERGLKLSGGERQRVAIARTILKNPKIIMLDEATSALDAHTEQQIQDRLGHLGQGRTLLIIAHRLSTITHADQIIVLNNGTIAEKGTHDQLVAANGRYASMWERQVQAERAAEKARAASRKAQKLLRKANIVSKKQTDGHSDGYTSLDSSTILPGSSGNNSKANTTGEDSSSSSSSSDAESIHSVHNDSDHSDCSGRSGRSGRH
- a CDS encoding TLC domain-containing protein, whose protein sequence is MADSEPFPLLNTSVDQLHSVVDHSPNTSRTTTTTTTTTRRRKSSALGQDIRAGDTGPALATYGAIDGPITPTESTKRLSKRRRARGGLSRIRQAMTRHTYLVPALIVAITAALYAVKPNDSNPVHRFIFLSYRLPPDPANPGVPAQYGKGLWDIAFVSFYTVVLTFTREFVMQELLRPLARAAGIRSRGKQARFMEQMYTAIYFGCLGPAGLYVMSKTPVWYYNTRGMYEDFPHMTHEAGFKFYYLFQAAYWAQQAIVLLLGMEKPRKDFKELVGHHIVSLALIGLSYRFHFTYMGLAVYSTHDISDFFLATSKVLNYIDSPIVGPYFFLFMCVWIYLRHFINLKIILSLFTEYTTVGPFELNWATQQYKCTLSQYITLGLLASLQALNLFWLFYIFRIAYRFLRYDIAEDDRSDAEATDVDDETEKRRKKALADDKSNGRASGRSSSAPRARPANGHTK